The Novosphingobium terrae genome has a window encoding:
- a CDS encoding helix-turn-helix domain-containing protein: MINRIRDIRKQKGLTLADVAARCVPATTAQTIGRLETGTRNLSLVWMNRIAAALEVEPEVLVRSETDSQTRIVARLVESGAEALTAPRDAILPTALSGDATLVAMAVEASAGEYRAGDQIWLRHVSAEDYPRLVNRDVLAPRPGGRFAFGRLIDRDDHRVALLPPGVGQRQLVIDSPPWLAVAEMLVRRL; the protein is encoded by the coding sequence ATGATTAACCGCATCCGCGACATCCGTAAGCAGAAGGGCCTGACACTGGCCGATGTGGCCGCCCGCTGCGTGCCCGCCACCACGGCGCAGACCATCGGCCGCCTCGAAACCGGCACGCGTAACCTCTCTCTGGTGTGGATGAACCGCATCGCCGCCGCTCTGGAAGTCGAGCCCGAAGTGCTGGTGCGCTCGGAAACCGATAGCCAGACGCGCATCGTCGCCCGCTTGGTCGAAAGCGGCGCCGAAGCGCTGACCGCCCCGCGTGACGCCATCCTGCCCACCGCGCTGTCGGGCGATGCCACGCTGGTGGCCATGGCCGTGGAAGCCAGCGCGGGCGAATATCGCGCCGGGGACCAGATCTGGCTGCGCCATGTCTCGGCTGAGGACTATCCGCGCCTCGTCAACCGCGACGTGTTGGCGCCCCGCCCCGGTGGCCGCTTCGCCTTTGGCCGCCTGATCGACCGTGACGACCACCGCGTCGCCCTGCTGCCGCCCGGCGTGGGCCAGCGACAGCTGGTGATCGACAGCCCGCCATGGCTGGCCGTGGCCGAAATGCTGGTGCGCAGGCTCTGA
- a CDS encoding ABC-F family ATP-binding cassette domain-containing protein produces the protein MAAAPILSWEGLGLIQGSGWLFQGLDINIAPRDRLALIGRNGAGKSTILKLIAGTVEGDQGKRSVQPGTRVITLEQAPDFTGCETLMDYCLRAPDAPPRHEVESIAGQLGIDLSRNAASASGGEQRRAAICRALASEPDLLLLDEPTNHLDLDAIDWLESWLQRYNGAFVVISHDRTFLTRLTKATLWLDRGSLRRREIGFGGYEAWEDQVYAEEARAAERMDAKLKIEEHWKERGVTARRKRNMGRLEKLYEMREARAAMMTPQGVAKMQISGDGSKTKSVIVADKIVKRFGDRTVIKDFSLRIQRGDRIGLVGGNGAGKSTLLKMLIGELEPDEGTVTLAQSLSAVVIDQQRSLLAPDKRVRDIVAEGSDWVNVRGTRKHIHGYLKDFLFDPGLVEARVGTLSGGERSRLLLAREFARFSNLLVLDEPTNDLDLETLDLLQEVIADYDGTVLIVSHDRDFLDRTVTVTLGLDGSGKVDIVAGGYADWQKQRTQRNAVKPKADTGEKAPPPPPMPVKKGKLSYKDQRDYDLLPARIEQLDAEMVKLEAALADPALYTSDPKRFAQLTAALDKARHEKDSAEERWLELAEMVEG, from the coding sequence ATGGCAGCTGCACCTATTCTCAGCTGGGAAGGGCTTGGTCTCATTCAGGGATCGGGCTGGCTTTTCCAGGGTCTCGACATCAACATCGCCCCGCGTGACCGGCTGGCGCTGATCGGCCGCAATGGCGCGGGCAAATCCACGATCCTGAAACTGATCGCGGGCACGGTGGAGGGTGACCAGGGCAAACGCTCGGTCCAGCCCGGCACGCGCGTCATCACGCTGGAGCAGGCGCCCGATTTCACCGGTTGCGAGACGCTGATGGATTATTGCCTGCGCGCGCCCGATGCGCCGCCGCGCCATGAGGTGGAATCGATCGCCGGTCAGCTGGGCATCGATCTGTCGCGCAATGCCGCCAGCGCCAGCGGCGGTGAGCAGCGCCGCGCCGCGATCTGCCGCGCTCTGGCCAGCGAGCCCGATCTGCTGCTGCTCGACGAGCCGACCAACCATCTGGATCTCGACGCCATCGACTGGCTGGAAAGCTGGCTGCAGCGCTACAATGGCGCCTTCGTGGTCATCAGCCATGACCGTACCTTCCTCACCCGCCTGACCAAGGCGACGCTGTGGCTGGATCGCGGTTCGCTGCGCCGCCGCGAGATCGGCTTTGGCGGTTACGAGGCCTGGGAAGATCAGGTCTATGCCGAGGAAGCCCGCGCCGCCGAGCGGATGGACGCCAAGCTCAAGATCGAAGAGCATTGGAAGGAGCGCGGCGTGACCGCGCGGCGCAAGCGCAACATGGGCCGCCTCGAAAAGCTGTACGAAATGCGCGAGGCGCGCGCGGCGATGATGACGCCGCAGGGCGTGGCCAAGATGCAGATCAGCGGCGATGGCTCGAAAACCAAATCGGTGATCGTGGCCGATAAGATCGTGAAGCGATTCGGTGACCGCACCGTCATCAAGGACTTTTCCCTGCGCATTCAGCGCGGTGACCGCATCGGTCTGGTCGGCGGCAATGGCGCCGGCAAATCGACGCTGCTCAAGATGCTGATCGGCGAGCTGGAGCCCGATGAGGGCACGGTGACGCTGGCGCAATCGCTCTCCGCCGTGGTGATCGACCAGCAGCGCAGCCTGCTCGCGCCCGACAAGCGCGTGCGCGACATCGTGGCCGAGGGCAGCGATTGGGTCAATGTGCGCGGCACCCGCAAGCATATCCATGGCTATCTGAAAGACTTCCTCTTCGACCCCGGTCTGGTCGAGGCGCGGGTCGGCACGCTGTCGGGCGGTGAGCGTTCGCGTCTGCTGCTGGCGCGTGAATTCGCGCGTTTTTCCAACCTGCTGGTGCTGGACGAGCCGACCAACGATCTCGATCTGGAAACGCTCGACCTGCTTCAGGAGGTGATCGCCGATTACGACGGCACCGTGCTGATCGTCAGCCATGACCGTGACTTCCTCGACCGCACCGTGACTGTCACGCTGGGTCTGGACGGCAGCGGCAAGGTGGACATCGTGGCGGGCGGCTATGCCGATTGGCAGAAGCAGCGGACCCAGCGCAATGCGGTCAAGCCCAAGGCGGATACGGGCGAGAAGGCGCCGCCGCCGCCGCCGATGCCGGTGAAGAAGGGCAAGCTGAGCTACAAGGATCAGCGCGATTACGATCTGCTGCCCGCCCGTATCGAGCAGCTGGACGCGGAAATGGTGAAGCTGGAGGCGGCTCTGGCCGATCCGGCGCTTTACACCAGCGATCCAAAGCGGTTTGCCCAGCTGACCGCCGCATTGGACAAGGCCCGCCACGAAAAAGACTCCGCCGAGGAACGCTGGCTGGAACTGGCCGAAATGGTGGAAGGCTAA
- a CDS encoding PepSY domain-containing protein — MNKASFSCLAMTLLLGGSVLTGVLADGETAHAGPPDPQSEARLAARSGAVRPLRQIEREVLPGMAGMQYLGPEYDPAAMAYRLKFIRQGRVVFVDVDARTGQIIHAPPHGR; from the coding sequence ATGAACAAGGCCTCGTTTTCCTGCCTGGCGATGACCCTTCTGCTGGGGGGCTCCGTGCTGACCGGCGTGCTCGCCGATGGCGAAACGGCTCATGCCGGTCCGCCCGACCCGCAGAGCGAGGCAAGGCTGGCCGCGCGTTCCGGCGCGGTGCGCCCCCTGCGCCAGATCGAGCGCGAGGTGCTGCCCGGCATGGCCGGCATGCAATATCTGGGGCCGGAGTATGATCCGGCGGCGATGGCCTATCGCCTTAAATTCATCCGTCAGGGCCGGGTGGTGTTCGTCGATGTCGATGCGCGCACCGGACAGATCATCCATGCCCCGCCGCATGGCCGTTGA
- a CDS encoding response regulator transcription factor yields MRILIVEDEPTLGPQLKNTLEQNGYAVDLSTDGEDGHFLGATEDYDAVVLDLGLPEIDGLTVLGMWRKEGRTFPVLVLTARDGWSDKVAGLDGGADDYLAKPFQTEELIARLRALIRRASGNSSSELIAGPVRLDTRSGRVTLDGEPVKLTAQEYKLLSYLLHHKGKVVSRTELIEHIYDQDFDRDSNTIEVFVTRIRKKLGSDVITTIRGLGYSLDEPVGQRG; encoded by the coding sequence ATGCGCATTCTGATCGTCGAGGACGAACCGACGCTGGGCCCCCAGCTGAAGAACACGCTGGAGCAGAATGGCTATGCCGTCGACCTGTCGACCGATGGCGAGGATGGCCATTTCCTGGGCGCCACCGAGGATTACGATGCCGTGGTGCTCGACCTTGGCCTGCCCGAGATCGATGGCCTGACCGTGCTGGGCATGTGGCGCAAGGAAGGCCGCACCTTCCCGGTGCTGGTGCTGACGGCGCGCGATGGCTGGTCGGACAAGGTGGCGGGCCTCGATGGCGGCGCCGATGATTACCTTGCCAAGCCTTTCCAGACCGAAGAGCTGATCGCCCGCCTGCGCGCGCTGATCCGCCGTGCCTCGGGCAACTCCTCCAGCGAGCTGATCGCCGGGCCGGTGCGTCTCGACACGCGCTCGGGCCGCGTCACACTGGACGGCGAGCCGGTGAAGCTGACCGCTCAGGAATACAAGCTGCTGTCCTACCTGCTGCACCACAAGGGCAAGGTGGTCAGCCGCACCGAGCTGATCGAGCATATCTACGATCAGGATTTCGACCGCGATTCGAACACCATCGAGGTTTTCGTGACCCGCATCCGCAAGAAGCTGGGTTCGGACGTGATCACCACCATCCGCGGTCTGGGCTACAGCCTGGACGAGCCCGTCGGTCAGCGCGGCTAA
- a CDS encoding sensor histidine kinase, producing MTGEAHSNQRPAASAAEGAATSRWALWRRSRNRAHTGSLAQRMMMIAAVWISILLLTGGVALDSALKSFVTHSFDEQLSYTLTAMVGSTEIGPDGEIFFNRPLGDQRFMEPNSGLYWQITGKGHEDYPSRSLWDRSLKVTSNHFDNAPHIYDSDQFEGEPLRIMERSIILPGSDTVWRFTVAQRRSELNGQIHRIRTILIESFAVLGLGLLLMAAMQSLYGLSPLRRVRLALQKMRSTGASRMEEALPLEVQPLVEELNTLLAHNERQAEEARTHAGNLAHALKTPLAVVTTAASAQAPDLAETVLREAAAMRRQVDHHLARARAVGRRGAGQARAGVWGSAEAVVRAVTRLYEQARFDLDGNHDASVAIERQDLDDLMGNLIENAAKYGGGSVFVTVDAVPGDAEFCEIWVEDDGMGIPEAERTRIFDRGARLDTGKPGTGLGLAIVRDVVEIYGGTVELGESEDMGGLLVKMKLPRANG from the coding sequence ATGACCGGGGAGGCGCACAGCAATCAGCGCCCCGCCGCGTCCGCCGCCGAGGGCGCGGCGACCTCACGCTGGGCGCTGTGGCGCCGGTCCCGCAACCGGGCGCATACCGGGTCGCTCGCCCAGCGCATGATGATGATTGCGGCGGTGTGGATTTCGATCCTGCTGCTGACCGGGGGCGTGGCGCTCGATTCCGCGCTGAAATCCTTCGTCACGCACAGCTTCGATGAGCAGCTCAGCTACACGCTGACCGCCATGGTCGGCAGCACGGAAATCGGCCCGGATGGTGAGATCTTCTTCAACCGTCCACTGGGCGATCAGCGCTTTATGGAGCCCAATTCAGGCCTCTATTGGCAGATCACCGGCAAAGGGCATGAGGATTATCCCAGCCGATCCTTGTGGGATCGCAGTCTGAAGGTCACCTCCAACCATTTCGACAATGCCCCGCATATCTATGATTCCGATCAGTTCGAGGGCGAGCCGCTGCGCATCATGGAGCGCTCGATCATCCTGCCGGGCAGCGACACCGTCTGGCGCTTCACCGTGGCCCAGCGGCGCAGCGAACTCAACGGACAGATCCACCGCATCCGCACCATCCTGATCGAGAGCTTTGCCGTGCTGGGCCTTGGCCTGCTGCTGATGGCGGCGATGCAGAGCCTCTATGGCCTCTCGCCATTGCGCCGCGTGCGTCTGGCCCTGCAGAAGATGCGCTCGACCGGCGCGAGCCGCATGGAAGAGGCGCTGCCGCTGGAAGTGCAGCCGCTGGTGGAAGAGCTGAACACGCTGCTGGCCCATAACGAACGCCAGGCCGAAGAGGCGCGCACCCATGCCGGCAATCTGGCCCATGCGTTGAAAACGCCGCTGGCGGTGGTGACCACGGCGGCCAGCGCTCAGGCCCCCGATCTGGCCGAGACCGTGCTGCGTGAGGCGGCGGCGATGCGCCGTCAGGTCGATCACCATCTGGCGCGTGCACGCGCTGTGGGCCGTCGCGGCGCGGGTCAGGCACGCGCGGGTGTCTGGGGCAGCGCCGAGGCCGTGGTGCGCGCGGTGACGCGTCTCTACGAACAGGCCCGCTTCGACCTCGACGGCAATCACGACGCCAGCGTCGCCATCGAGCGGCAGGATCTGGACGATCTGATGGGCAACCTTATCGAGAATGCCGCGAAATATGGCGGTGGCAGCGTGTTCGTCACGGTCGATGCCGTGCCGGGCGACGCGGAGTTCTGCGAGATCTGGGTGGAAGACGACGGCATGGGCATCCCCGAGGCCGAGCGCACCCGCATCTTCGATCGCGGCGCGCGGCTCGATACGGGCAAGCCGGGGACCGGGCTTGGTCTGGCCATCGTGCGCGATGTGGTGGAAATCTACGGCGGTACCGTCGAACTTGGCGAGAGCGAGGATATGGGCGGGCTGTTGGTGAAGATGAAATTGCCGCGGGCGAATGGGTAG
- a CDS encoding acyltransferase family protein, with protein MPEGKTETPQATRLPGLDALRGIAAIGIVIFHVPDILGNRLIANRFYLFVDLFFLLSGFVITLSAEPRLAQGLSLQSFMRARLRRLWPMLAFGIALHALAFIGQNGILHIIPLMILGLLLVPVLTAGGLAYPINGPQWSLVWELVANVAHAAGLRHLSDRALLLVAALAGLGALAAAHHAGCACSGPNVTNWWLGGARMAWAYTIGVWMARQWRKAPRRPLVD; from the coding sequence ATGCCCGAGGGAAAGACGGAAACACCACAAGCCACCCGCCTGCCCGGCCTCGACGCATTAAGAGGCATCGCCGCCATCGGCATCGTGATCTTCCATGTGCCCGATATTCTCGGCAACCGGCTGATCGCCAACCGCTTCTACCTCTTCGTTGACCTGTTCTTCCTGCTGAGCGGCTTTGTCATCACCCTCTCGGCAGAACCGCGTCTGGCACAGGGTCTGTCGCTGCAAAGCTTTATGCGGGCACGCCTGCGCAGGCTGTGGCCCATGCTGGCCTTTGGTATCGCCCTGCACGCGCTGGCCTTTATCGGGCAGAACGGCATCCTTCACATCATTCCCCTGATGATCCTTGGCCTGCTGCTGGTGCCGGTGCTGACTGCGGGAGGCCTCGCCTATCCCATCAACGGGCCGCAATGGTCGCTGGTGTGGGAGCTGGTTGCCAACGTCGCCCATGCCGCCGGCCTGAGGCATCTCTCCGACCGCGCCCTGCTGCTTGTCGCCGCGCTTGCGGGCCTGGGCGCTCTGGCCGCCGCGCATCATGCCGGATGTGCCTGTTCCGGCCCGAATGTGACCAACTGGTGGCTGGGCGGAGCCAGAATGGCCTGGGCCTACACCATCGGCGTCTGGATGGCCCGGCAATGGCGCAAAGCCCCCCGGCGCCCCCTTGTGGACTAG